CAACGGCGGTGCGATTGCCGCTCTGGACGACGCTCTCGCGCGTGCGCTTGACCGAGCCTCAGGCGAGCGGAGGGCGGCATGAGCGATGCGGCATGGCCGCCCGGGTGGAAGTTCATGCCAAGCGGCTACGTCGGGTGGGGCTGCGGCGTTGCCGGCAGCCCGCCTTACATCACGTTCCCCGGGGCGAACTTTCGGGACCACTTCGACTTCACCCTCGGAGGCGTCGTCATGTTCATGCACGTCCTACCGGCCGAGCCTGAGCTCTATGCGGACCTGCAGCATCCCCTCACAGGCCAGCCGCTATCAGAACACCCGTACCACGAGCTCAACCCGCGCGGCCCCACGTACGCCGAGCTGTTCCCCGACGGCATCGAAGCCGCTGGTCTCAGAGTCGGTGACGTGCTCTTCTGGATTCCGTTCTCAACCCCCGCGAACGCCCTGCAAATCATGAGGCGCTACGTCATCAAGGAGGGCGACGGCTTTACACCCGAACAGGTAGCCAAAGCCGCCGTCCGCGCCTACTACTACGTCGCGCGCCAACTCGACGTCGGTATGCGAAGCGTAGGAGCGTCGTAGTGACACCTCTGCAGCTGGAGATAACTCGCCAGCGCAGAGGGGGAGGGGGTACGCCGTGAGTGCCCGCCAGGACGGCGCGAAAGGCAAGGCCCGGGGCACGCGGCCGGGGAGCATCAGGCCGGTCCGCGTGCGCCTCTGGTGGGCGATTCAGGAAGCCGCGGAACTCCTCGACACGCCGGACCCTGACACGAAGCTGAAGGCTATCAGCGCCCTCTCCACCGCCTGCGGCGCGTACGGCAACCTCACGAAGACGCACACCCTCGAGGCCGAGGTGGAGACGCTACAGAAAGAGCTTCATGACCTTAGAGCGACGCTTAGCCGACCTGCGAGCGCAAGCCGCCGCGCTACGTCGGCACCGCCCAACTGACGAGCTCGCCCGTGACCGCGTGGCGTTCGCTCACTCCCTCGGCCTCGAGCTCGACCCGTGGCAGGAAGCGGTCCTCAAGGTCGAAAGCAAGCGCGACGTCTTCAACTGCAGCCGGCAGGCCGGCAAGAGCACCACGGCCGCCGTCCTCGCGCTCCACGAGGCCGTCTACCGGCCGGGAAGCGTGACGGTGCTCATCAGCCCGTCGCAGCGGCAGTCGAGCGAGCTGTTCCGCAAAGTCATAGACCTGCGACAGGTAATGACGCACCCGCCCGACCTCGTGGAGGACAACCGCCTGAGCATGACCGTCCGCGGCGGCGGGCGAGTCATGAGCCTCCCCGGGTCCGAGGCGACGGTGCGCGGTATCAGCGCCGTCACGCTCCTAGTCGAAGACGAAGCCTCCAGGGTGGAGGACGAGCTCCACTACTCGATCAAGCCGATGCTCGCCACGACCAACGGCCGGCTACTGCTCATGAGCACCCCGTTCGGCAAGAGGGGTCACTTCTGGGACGTGTGGGACCAGGGCGAGGGATGGAACCGCGTCAAGGTAACAGCAGCCGACGTGCCGCGCATCAGCCGCGAGTTCCTCGAGGAAGAGAGACGAAGCATGCCCGCCTGGTGGTTCGAACAGGAATACCTCTGCGAGTTCAAAGAGGACACCGACAGCGTCTTCCGGTACGAGGACGTCGCCGGCGCGATCAGCGAAGACGTCACGCCGCTCTTCCCGGAGGCTGCCGCGTGAGCCTCGAGTACCTGATCGGCGTCGACCTGGGCCAAGCGCACGACTACACCGCCCTGACCGTCCTCGAGCGCCACACGAGACCCGTAGGCGAAGGCAAGTGGCGCGGCCGCAAGTTCATCCCCCCGAAGGAAGAGAGCACGTACCAGGCGCGGCACCTCGAGCGCTTCGAGCTCGGCACGCCCTACCCGCAGCAGGTCGAGCGCGTCAAAGAGCTCGTGATTGCCACCCGCCGCATCCGCGATCCCAAGACGGGCGAAGCCGCGAGGGTGCGCCTGGTGGTCGACCAGACGGGCGTGGGGCGCCCCGTGGTCGACATGCTCAGGGCCGCCAACCTCCGCGACTTGACCGCCGTCACAATCCACGGCGGCGACCAGACCATCAGGGACGGCAACGCCTACCGCGTGCCTAAGCGGGAACTCGTCAGCGTCCTACAGGTCCTCTTGCAGACGAAGCGCCTCGAGGTCGCCGCGGCGTTACCGCTCGCTCAGACGCTGCAGCGGGAGATGCTCGCCTTCAAGGTAGAGATTAGCAAGAGCGGACACGACACCTACGGGAACGACTGGCGCGAGAACCCGCACGATGACCTGGTGCTGTCCGTAGCTCTCGCCGCCTGGGCCGGAGAGAAGATCGCCCGGCCATCATCTCGCCGGTATGTCTAGGGTCAATTCGACCCTGCCCTGACTCACCGCGCGCCTCTGGCGGCGGGGAGGTCAATCCGGCTTAGGAGCATCCGTGAGCACGTCCTCAACCGCGACGGGAACAGCCTTACCCGTCTCCATGTCGAGCACGAACGGGTGCTGGGCGAATGGGCTTTGGATTACCACGCACTCGCGGAGCTCTCCCTGGGGCGTGAAGTACCAGCCGGTGCGACGTTCCATCGTCACGGCTGCAACTTAGGACAAGCCCTCGGCTTGGAGTGGCGTCCCCTAGTAACTTCCCGTGTAGCAGCCCATTGCATCGAGCACCTCGCGGAACCCGCTTACGGGGATGATGTAGGTCTGCGGGCCGTCATACGCCTGCACTCGAATAACCATCTCCGAAGCACCCGCTAGCGCAGTGACCAATTGCGGCAGGTCGCGGTCGGGTACGAACACGGCCGTATTGTCGGTCGACACGTCCCACCAGCCGCTCTGGGGCTCACCGCCATCGATGCGATATACGACAGAGAACAAGTCATCGCTGCCGAGGTACTGGTCAGAGTCAAAGAACAGGTCAATCTCCGACCCGATGTAGGTAGAACAGCGAACGATCAAGGCGCCCTGGTAATAGCTGGGACTCTGAGAAGCAAGCGCTACGGCGCCACTGGTGTTGGCATCCGTTATGGGATCGATCTGCTCGATGTAGCCCCAGTCTCCCAGCATGACCATGTCTTGGGCCCCGGCAAAGCACGCCAAGGCGAGAATCAATGCCCCCATGACCTGTTTCATGGATTCATATTATCTACTGACACTCACGGAAGTCTCACCTTCCGTCACGTCGACAGCACCTCGTCCAACTTCATCCCGCTTGGATCCTCGTCCAGCTCACGAGCAGCCGGATGGCATCACGAGGGGTGGCCCTTTGATTGGTCATCAGACGGTACGAGAAAGGCGCGTCAGAGACGCGCCGCGACAGAACCGATGTGTCGCCGTTGCGTCAGGCTATGGCACCTCGACCATCAGGAACAGGCTCTCGAGCGGGTCGATTGTGCCGGCCCCGACACGCCCCGGGTCGATGAAGACTTCAGTGACGCACACGCCGTACTTGGCTTCGAACGCCTGCAGCTCGTCGAGGAAGAGGACCTCGAGTCGCCTGCGCTCTGCTTGGATTTCTCCTAGCGTTCGCTCCGCGGCGTTCGTGACGGGATAGCCCTTCTTCTTCGCCATTGCTCCGCTCCCTTCCTCAAGTCCACGCTACTCCCCGTCGAAGAAGACCAAAGGGAAGCGCCGGCCCATCGGACCGGCGCGACCTCCTAGTGGGTTTGGAGAGGCGCTAGGCGGCTTGCTGTTCCTCCTTGGCATCCCGGGCCGCTTGTGCATTCCCGTGCACGACCCTCCGCATTGCCTCAAGGTTCCAGTACTCCGCTCGTGCCGACGGCGCGGCTCCCGTGACTTCTTCCATCGCCTTCTCTGCAGTCGCCCGCTTCGCGCGGTCCATGTACGTTCCGGTGAACAGGACGAGTTGCAGGGTGTCCTCGAGGTTGTCGCTCAACTGCCACTGCTCCCAGGGCGAGTCGACCTTGGGAATCCGCTCGCGAAGGAGCTCAGCCAAACGGCGGAACATCCCGGGCGCGTAGCGGGATGCGGTCAGGATCACCACCATGTTCTTTACCTCGTAGTCGACGCCTTCCTGGAAAGGTCCCGGCACGACTGGCTGACGTTCGATGCGTTGCTCCACTTTCATCCCCTTACCCCCTCGCCGCGGCGGTGATTTCGAGGGACTCGAGGCCGCGGCGGATCACGTGGTCGACCGACCAGCCGGCGCCGATGTCGACGAGCTGGTGAGCCTTCGCGATGGTCGCCCAGGCGATGCGCGGACCTCCCGTGACGACCTCGGCCGGTTGCTTCGCCGCGTCGTCACAGTGGGCGCACACCCAGGATTGGACTTGCCCGTCGACGTGCCCGAATGGCCGCGCCTGGTCGGGCTGGACGTTCGTTCCGCAGCTGTAGCACTTGATACGCTTCATCTGAGGACTCCTTTCCTCAGCCGTCGCGCCTTCTCTTAGCGGGGGATGCGCGACGGCTTCTTTCGTCAGTGAGAGTACAGTGAATCTATTGCGAATGTCAAGAGATTATCGTATGATTCGTCAGAGAAAGGAGGTATGAGAACATGGACGCTGTGAACGCCCGCATCAGACGAGCGGTGAAGGTCCGTCTTGCCGAGCTCGACATGACTCAAGCCGACCTAGCGGAGCGCGTCGGGGTGAAGCCTCAGTACGTGAGCGACATCCTCACGGGGAAAGTCGGCAAGGTTCCCGATGCCTGGCAGAAGATCCTTGAAGCGTTGGACCTCGAGCTGGTGACCTCCAAGAAGGGCGAGGCGTGAGCCGCTACCAGCGCGTCGACCGCGGCGCCGGCAGCCGATCCGGTCAGCTTCTGCAGCACGTCGACGACCCGAAGCGTTGGCTCGTCCGGGCCTTCATCGGCCGCAACGGGAAGGGCAAGAAGCAGTACCGCTCCGAGGTCGTCACGGGCCGAAAGCGCGACGCTGAGGCCCGCCTGATCGAGCTGTTGCAGGACAAGAACCGCGGGAAGCTTGCGCCGCGAAGCGCCGCGACGCTCTCGGACCTCGCGCGGGAGTGGCTGGCGCACAAGGGCCGCGAGGTCACCCCGCGCACGCTCAGGGGCTACAGGGACGCCCTAGACCTCTACGTCCTGCCCTCCTTGGGGCACCGGAAGGTCGGCGACGTCACGCTGCGCGAGGTCGACGCGCTCTACGGCGCCATGCGCGACGGCACGCTGCCCGCTCCAGAGCCTGACGAGGACGGTAAGCCGCGCGGATGGAAGGGCGGGCCATTGAGCGCCCGCACGGTGCGCCTAGCGCACGTGGCGCTCTCTCAGGCGCTCTCTCAGGCCGTGAAGTGGGGCATGATCCCGTTCAACCCTGCAGCTGAGGCGACGCTTCCGAGCGGCAAGCCTAGGGAGAAGAGGGCCCTAACCGTCGCAGAGCGCGGCCGGTTCCTCGAGGCTGCCGACGAGCTCGACGCCTTCCACCGCGTGCTCTACCGCGTCCTGATGGACACGGGCCTCCGCCCCGGCGAAGCGTGCGCCCTCCGCTGGTCGGACGTCGACCTGCCCGCCGGCCGCCTGACCGTCGCCAGGGCCGTGACTCAGGGCAAGGACGGCGAGCGCATCCCGGACCACCCGAAGACCTCCAAGAGCCGCCGGACCATCCCGCTCTTCGGACTCGCGCCGCTCCTGTCCGCTCACCTCGACTGGCAGCGGGAGCGCGGCCTCGAGGCCCAGGGGCTCGTCTTCACGAACCAAGACGGCGGCATGCTCGCCCCGTGGACCATCAACCGCCGCGAGCTCGAGCGCGTACTGACGAAGGCGAAGATCACTGGCGGCCTGACGCTCTACAGCTTTCGGCACACGTTCGCCACGCTCCACCTGCAGAGCGGCACGCCGCTGAAGGTCGTCAGCGAGTGGCTCGGCCACTCGACGATCCAGCAGACGGCGAACACGTACCAGCACCTCTCGGCTGAGGTTGGGGAGGATTGGGCGGCTCGGCACGTCGCCTTCCTCGAGGCCGCTGGAAGGGTCCCTACGCAGGAAGTCCTGCCTAGCTAGAGCTACCTTGCCCTACCCACCTCCCTCACTACTCGGGAGCGTACCTAGAGGAAGCTCTGGGTACTCGCAAAGAACTCTTGCTCGAGCGCCGTGAGACGCTCGAGCAAGGCTGCATTTCCCTGCGGGGGGTGGCGTATAGCCATGAGGACACGGGCAAGGGCAGACCCCACCCGAAACAGGTTCTCAATGTCAGCGGCAATGAGAACCGGATCCTCCGTGAACGGGTAATGGACGATAGAGGGTAGGTCTGAGACGTCAGAACTGTGAATCTGGCTGCCGATCAGAGTCATGAGGATGTTTGGGTGTGCACCAGTGTCCAGAGTCACTGCGTACAACCTTCTGAGCAGCTCGACAGCTGGCCCCCCGTTCGGGAAGTGAGCCATGAAGTTGGCAAGTGATCGCTGCCAGTTCTGTATAGAGAACTCCCGCCGGCAAGCTTGACGGCCTGCCGTGTCGCCTTCGAAGAACACTTCAAGGCGTGCAGTGCGGGATTCTTCGGCGGCGGCCCTAGCCTCTTCTGCAAACTCCCGGTGGCGTCCCACCCACGCTGATGCTGCTTCCTCTGACTCGATGATATGAGCTGCATAGCCGGCACATTCAATGGCTGCCCGCATCAAGACAGGGACAGAGTATGCCTCGCTTGCGCTTGCCCTTCGCATCGCGCCGGCGTAGTAGAAGGCGGAATAGATGGGAAGGGAGTTGATGGCCATTTCGACAGTTGACGTTGAAGGAGAGAGCCCATTCGCGGCCAGATCTACCAGGAACGTGGTCATGCGGTCGGCAAGTCGGTAGTGCGTGGGTAGCGAGGTGGCCGTCATGAAGTGATTGGTGTGTCCTCTCACTGTGACGTGCGTTAGGAACCCGGGCTCTCGGAACATGCCGATTTGTCGCACGTTCCGTCAGTCTGCGCAAGCTTGCCCTTGACGCAACGGTGACACAACAAACTAAGAGAGCGGCCCGCCTTCGCTGGGCCGCCCTAGTGTTCTTCCCGTCCTAGACGGTGTTTCTGGTGCGCCCGAGAGGATTCGAACCCCTGGCCTTCTGATCCGTAGTCAGACGCTCTATCCAGCTGAGCTACGGGCGCCCGCCCGCGGGGCTCCGCGGCCCCGGCAGGCAAGGATAGCACGGCAGGCCGCGACGCTTGCAAGGCCGGGGAGACGTCGCTCGCCGCTCCTCGCGAGGACCTCGCTCGATGAGAGCGGCAGATGGCCGCGCCTGAAGCCCGCTCTCATCTTCCGACCGCGTACCGGCCCGCCGCTCTCAGCCCGCTTCATCGTTCCTCAAGCAGTGGGCATCCGCGCCGGACCGCCGACCTATGCTCGCGGCCATGCGGTCGGGGGGCTCGCGGAGGTCTTGATGAGCAAGCGCATCGCGTCTGCCCGGAGGTCCCGGATGGGGGTGAGGCTCGCTGCGCTAGCGCTGGTGGCAGCGCTGCTGGCCTTGGCGCTGGCCGCGTGCGGCGACGGCGTGGTGCCCGGCACCGGCAGCGGCACCGTGGCCGGCGAGGTGAAGGTGGGTGTGGGCGACGTGTCGCCCTCCGTTCGCGGCGAGGCGCCGCTCGAGCCCAGGAGCGCCGGCCCGGCCCTGCGCGCGGCGGGCACCGGCGAGCCCACGCCCTTCGTGCCCGGCGAGCTGATCGTCGCGTTCGAGCCGTCGGTCCAGGCGGCGTCCCTCGCGCGGCTGAGCGTGGCCGGCCAGACGCTCGAGGCCGTCCGCCCGCTGGCCGCCGAGGGCACGCACCTCTACCGCACCTCGGCCGCGACGCTCGACGAGGCGCTGGCGCTGGCCGCGGCCCTCGAGGCGCGGCCCGACGTGCGGTACGCGCACCCGAACTACCTGGTGTTCCCGGCGCTGGCGCCCGACGACCCGGAGTACGACAGGCAGTGGCACTACGGCGCGATCGACCTGGAGGGCGCCTGGGACGTGACGACGGGCAGCCCGGACGTCGTCGTGGCGGTCATCGACACCGGCATCCTCTACCGCCAGGGCAAGCCCTCCGACAGCCACCCGGACCTGGCCGGGCGGGTGCTGCCGGGCTACGACTTCATCACGCGCACCGACATCGCCGACGACGGCGACGGACGGGACCCCGACCCCTACGACACGGTGCCGGACAACGGCTACCACGGCACCCACGTCGCCGGCACCGTCGGCGCGGCGACGGACAACGGCCTCGGCGTGGCCGGCGTCGACTGGCGCGCCAGGCTCCTGCCCGTGCGCGTGCTCGGCAAGGGCGGCGGCGCGCTCTCCGACCTCGCGGACGCCATCTACTGGTCCGTGGGGGGCAGCGTGCCGGGCGTGCCCGCGAACCCCTACCCGGCCGACGTGGTCAACCTCAGCCTCGGCGTCAGGGCGGCGGTGTGCTACGACGCGCTCTACGAGGCGCTCGACTACGCCGCCTCCAGGGCCGTCGTCGTGGCCGCGGCCGGCAACTACGCGGAGCCGGCGAGCGGGTTCACGCCGGCGAACTGCCCGGGGCCGATCGTGGTGGGAGCCACGGAGCGTCACGGCGAGCGCGCCTGGTACTCGAACTACGGCTCGCGCATCGACGTGATGGCGCCGGGCGGGGACATGACGAGCTCGGCCGCCGACGGCGTGCTGAGCCTGGGACCCGGTTCCGGCTACGCCTACATGGAGGGCACGTCGATGGCCGCGCCGCACGTCTCCGGGGTGGCCGCGCTGATGCGGGCACTGGACCCGGGCCTGACGACGGCCGACGCCCTGGACGTGCTGCGCGCCGGCGCCACACCGCTCACGAACGCCGAGTGCGAGGCGGGCGGCGTGCCGGAGCGGGCCCTCTACGGCTTCGACTGCGGCGCCGGCCTCATCGACGCGCGGTCGGCGCTCGAGACGATCGCGTCGGGCGAGCCCCCGCCCCCACCCCCGCCCGTGGAAGGCGTCGAGCTGTCGTTCGACCCGCCGATCCTCGACCTCGGCGCCCAGCAGGCCGACGCGTCGTTCACGGTCACGAACGTGGGCGACGAGACCGCCGAGTGGGAGTTCACGGCCTACGACTACGCCGCCGACAACCCCGGGCCCGTGCCGTTCGGCGTCGTGTCGGTGGACGACGACGACGCCTCCGGCGTCCTCGCCCCCGGCGAGTCGCACGTCGTGGACATCCACATCGACCGCTCGTTCCTCGAGGCCGACGGCTTCTACGTGATCCAGCCGGTCTTCGTCGCGGGCGGCGAGGAGTTCCTCTACGACGTGCGCTTCACGAAGGTGAGCGAGCCCGCGCCGTCGGTCCTTAAGGGCCCCATGGTCGTGGCCGCCCTCAAGGAGGACCCGGCCGGCGTGCTCTACGTGAGCGGCAGCGAGTCGAGCGACGGCGTCATCGCCTCGTTCGAGTTCCCCGTCGAGTCGGGCCAGAACCTGCTCACGGCCTGGTCGGACGAGAACGACAACGGCGACGTCGACGAGGGCGACTTCCTCGGCTACCACCCGCGCTGGGTGAACGTGCCGCCGGGCGGGCGCGTGAGCGGGGTGGACGTGAGCGTCCTGCCCGTCGGCGGCGGCGTGGTGCCGGAGGGGATGGTCGAGGCGCTCGAGGCGGCGCGCCGGGTCCCGGGGCCCTGAGGCACCCGCGGGGCTCGCGCGGGAGCCGGGCGGGCTCCAGGTCTCCGCCGCGCCCGGGCGCGGACCGCCGGTCCCGACCAGGGCCTGACCGAGCAGGAGCCCCCGGCTGCGTGCCGGGGGCTCGCTCTTCCGCCGGGGCTCGTGGTCTCCACGTCACCCGGCGTCGCGGCTCATCGCCGCGAGGTGGCTGGGGTCCAGCCAGCCGCTAGGGGGCGACGATCACATGCCGTCTCCGCCGTCGTCGCCGCCGTCTTCACCGCCGCCGTCGTCGCCGCCGTCGTCGCCGCCGGGAGCAGCGTCGGGCGCCGCGGCGCCCTGGATGGCCTCACCGGTGGGGCTCACGAGGAACCAGTTGCTGCCGAGGCCCTGGCCGTTCGTGTCGCCGGACGCCATGTCGCCGATGTAGTAGTAGAGCGGCCAGCCGTTGTAGGTGAGCTGGAGGGTGCCGTCGTCACGCTCCACGGTGGCGAGGAGCGCCTGGTCGAGGCCCTCGCCGAGGGTCGGCAGCGCGTCGGCGCTCTCGACCGTGGCGGGCGGCCAGTTCGTGGCGCAGTCGTCGTAGCAGGTGCTGGCGCCCTGGGCGTCGGGCAGGAAGAGGTAGAGCGACATGCCCTCCTGGTCGACGAGGTACTGGCCGTACTCGGTCGATTCCGCCAGGTTGATGCCCGTGACGGGCGCCGCGGGGGCCGCGGGCGGGGCGGGCGCGTCCTGCGCCAGCGCGACGGCCGCGAACGCGGCGGCGGCTAGGGTACCCAGCAGGATGCGGTGTATGCGCTTGGTGGTGTTCTTCATCTTCTCTCCTGTCCGTTAGACGTCTAGGTCCGAAGAGCTAGCCGTGGATCACACAGTCGGGTCTGCCAGCAGGTAGCGATCACCTCCCTCCCGCTAGTGACAGCCGGGATTCTTGGTCCGGTCGGCATGAGAAGACTGCGCTACGGGTGAGCGGGCCGGAACGTTAAGGCGCACCGTATGGGCGTGAGAGGGAGCCCATGGGGGCCTCACGTCCGCGGAGGGGCGCGCCCGGCGCGGCCCCCGCAGGCGGCACCGCCGCGGCGCCGCCCGACCTCAGCCCTTGACGCCCGTGCTGGCGATGCCCGTCGTGATGAAGCGCTGCAGGAACGAGAAGACCAGGGTGATCGGCAGGAGGGTGAGCACCGTCATGGCCAGGACGTAGTGCCACTGGACGTTGAGCTCGCCTTGGAACGCGTTGAGGCCCACCTGCAACGTGAAGTATTCGCTGCGCGTGAGCACGATGAGGGGCCAGAGGAAGTCGTTCCACCGCCACATCACCGAGAAGATCGCCAGCACCGCCAGCGCGGGGGCGGCCAGCGGCAGCACGACCTGCCAATAGATGCGCCACTCCGACGCGCCGTCCATGCGCGCGGCGTCGATCAGCTCGTCGGGGATCGTCAGCATGTACTGCCGCAGCAGGAAGACGCCCGTCGGGGTGGCGGCGCCCGGGATGATCACGCCCCAGAGGTCGTTCACCCAGCCGACCTGCGTGACGACCAGGTACACGGGCACGAGGACCACGGAGAGCGGGATCATCAGCGTGCTCAGGATGGCCACGAACACGGCGTTGCGGCCCCTGAAGCGGTACTTCGCCAGGGCGAACGCCGCCATGCTGTTGATGACCAGGGTGATCAGCGTGGCCGTGACGGTGACGACGACGCTGTTCTTGAGGTAGGTGAGGAAGCTGAAGCGTCGCAGTGGCTCCGTGTAGTTCGCGGTCTGGAAGCTGAGCGCGCGCACCTCCTTGCGGTCCTGAACGGGCACGCGCAGGACCTCTCCGGGGTCGTCGGGGTCGACCATCTGCGCCTCCAGGCCGACCCGGCGCACCTGCGCCAGGCGAGCCGTCGTGCCGTCCCCCAGGGTCACGTCGTAGAGGGGCAGGGGTGCGTCGTAGCCCGGGACCTCCACGGTCGCCGGGGCAGTGGGCAGGAGGGCGGGCGGGAACTCGACGAGGCCGGCCTGGCTCTTGAAGCTCGACAGGACGAGCCAGGCGACGGGCCCGAACATCACGACGACGCCGAGGGTCAGGTAGGCGTAGGTGAGCACGTCGGTGACGTCGGGCCCGCGCCTCCCGCGACGCCGGGTCAGGAAGGCGCCCACGCTCACGAGGGTCCCCGCGCCGCCGCGAGCGCCCGGTGCGCCGAGGCGTCGGACCTCGGTCGTCTCACGCCAGGTGCCCCTCGGTCCCGCGACCGATCCTGAGCTGCACCAGCGTGGCCACGAGCAGCACGAGGCCGAGCAGCACGCTCGCCGCCGCGGCGAGGCCGAAGCGCTGCACCTGGGTGGCGAAGCCGGTCTGGTAGATGTACTGGACGATCATCATCGTCGCCGTGCCGGGTCCGCCGCCGGTGAGCACGTAGACCTCGTCGAAGGTCTGGACGGCGCGGATGACTGCCAGGACCAGGACGACCATCATCGTGGGCATCAGCAGCGGGAGCGTCACGTTCCGGAAGGACCGCCAGCCGCCGGCGCCGTCGATGGCCGCGGCGTCGTAGAGCTCGGCGGGGATGCTCTGCAGGCCCGCCAGCAGTATCAGCGTGTAGAAGCCCATGTGCGCCCAGATGCTGACGATCACGACCCAGGCCATCGCCCAGCGACCGTCGAGCAGGAAGTTCACGGGCTCGAGCCCGACCCAGACGAGCAGGGCGTTCAGCACGCCGTCGCGCTGCAGGACCCACTTCCACACGAGCGCGACGACCACGGGGGAGAGCAGCACCGGGTAGAAGTAGACGCTGCGGAAGAAGGCGCGGAACCTGATGCGCCGGTTCAGGACGAGGGCCGTGAGCAGCGAGATCGCCACCATGCCGCCCACCTGCAGCACGACGAACTGGGCCGTGTTGCGCACGGCGCGCCAGAAGCGGTCCTCCACGCAGGTGTTGGGGTCGCCGAGGTCCAAGCAGTCGAACAGCCGCCGGTAGTTCTCCAGGCCGACGAACGGCCTGTCGCGCGGGAAGAGCTCGGTGCCGCCCGTGAGCGACACGTAGGCGTTGAGGAAGACCGGGAAGAGGACGAAGACCCCGAAGATCAGCAGGTTCGGCAGCAGGAACACCCACGGCATGCGCTTGACGCCGAGCAGGCGCTGCAGCGGCTCGACGACGAGGCCGAGGGCCGACATGGCGACCCCGTAGACGGCCCCCGCCGCCCTCGCGAGGACCGCGCTCGGGCCCCTGCCGCCGGCGCGGGCCTCCATCAGGCCCGCCTACCGCGACGGGCCGGGCGCCCTCGCGAGCGCCCGGCCTCTCGTCCGCTCGTGCCCACTCCTCCGGCGGCGCGACGCGGGGCGCTACTGCGCCTCGGCGATGCCGGCGTCGATGTCCTGCTGCATGCGCTGCAGGGCCTCGTCGAGGGTCAGCTCGCCGACGAAGACCTGCGTCAGGCGGTCGCGCATCGCGTCGAAGACGAACCGGTTGAACGGGTAGGCCTGCAGGTCGTAGGCGATCGGGTCGAGCCTGCCGACCTGGGCCGCGAACACGTTGAGGGC
The nucleotide sequence above comes from Trueperaceae bacterium. Encoded proteins:
- a CDS encoding terminase family protein; this translates as MAFAHSLGLELDPWQEAVLKVESKRDVFNCSRQAGKSTTAAVLALHEAVYRPGSVTVLISPSQRQSSELFRKVIDLRQVMTHPPDLVEDNRLSMTVRGGGRVMSLPGSEATVRGISAVTLLVEDEASRVEDELHYSIKPMLATTNGRLLLMSTPFGKRGHFWDVWDQGEGWNRVKVTAADVPRISREFLEEERRSMPAWWFEQEYLCEFKEDTDSVFRYEDVAGAISEDVTPLFPEAAA
- a CDS encoding helix-turn-helix transcriptional regulator yields the protein MDAVNARIRRAVKVRLAELDMTQADLAERVGVKPQYVSDILTGKVGKVPDAWQKILEALDLELVTSKKGEA
- a CDS encoding tyrosine-type recombinase/integrase; protein product: MSRYQRVDRGAGSRSGQLLQHVDDPKRWLVRAFIGRNGKGKKQYRSEVVTGRKRDAEARLIELLQDKNRGKLAPRSAATLSDLAREWLAHKGREVTPRTLRGYRDALDLYVLPSLGHRKVGDVTLREVDALYGAMRDGTLPAPEPDEDGKPRGWKGGPLSARTVRLAHVALSQALSQAVKWGMIPFNPAAEATLPSGKPREKRALTVAERGRFLEAADELDAFHRVLYRVLMDTGLRPGEACALRWSDVDLPAGRLTVARAVTQGKDGERIPDHPKTSKSRRTIPLFGLAPLLSAHLDWQRERGLEAQGLVFTNQDGGMLAPWTINRRELERVLTKAKITGGLTLYSFRHTFATLHLQSGTPLKVVSEWLGHSTIQQTANTYQHLSAEVGEDWAARHVAFLEAAGRVPTQEVLPS
- a CDS encoding S8 family serine peptidase, with protein sequence MGVRLAALALVAALLALALAACGDGVVPGTGSGTVAGEVKVGVGDVSPSVRGEAPLEPRSAGPALRAAGTGEPTPFVPGELIVAFEPSVQAASLARLSVAGQTLEAVRPLAAEGTHLYRTSAATLDEALALAAALEARPDVRYAHPNYLVFPALAPDDPEYDRQWHYGAIDLEGAWDVTTGSPDVVVAVIDTGILYRQGKPSDSHPDLAGRVLPGYDFITRTDIADDGDGRDPDPYDTVPDNGYHGTHVAGTVGAATDNGLGVAGVDWRARLLPVRVLGKGGGALSDLADAIYWSVGGSVPGVPANPYPADVVNLSLGVRAAVCYDALYEALDYAASRAVVVAAAGNYAEPASGFTPANCPGPIVVGATERHGERAWYSNYGSRIDVMAPGGDMTSSAADGVLSLGPGSGYAYMEGTSMAAPHVSGVAALMRALDPGLTTADALDVLRAGATPLTNAECEAGGVPERALYGFDCGAGLIDARSALETIASGEPPPPPPPVEGVELSFDPPILDLGAQQADASFTVTNVGDETAEWEFTAYDYAADNPGPVPFGVVSVDDDDASGVLAPGESHVVDIHIDRSFLEADGFYVIQPVFVAGGEEFLYDVRFTKVSEPAPSVLKGPMVVAALKEDPAGVLYVSGSESSDGVIASFEFPVESGQNLLTAWSDENDNGDVDEGDFLGYHPRWVNVPPGGRVSGVDVSVLPVGGGVVPEGMVEALEAARRVPGP
- a CDS encoding carbohydrate ABC transporter permease: MGAFLTRRRGRRGPDVTDVLTYAYLTLGVVVMFGPVAWLVLSSFKSQAGLVEFPPALLPTAPATVEVPGYDAPLPLYDVTLGDGTTARLAQVRRVGLEAQMVDPDDPGEVLRVPVQDRKEVRALSFQTANYTEPLRRFSFLTYLKNSVVVTVTATLITLVINSMAAFALAKYRFRGRNAVFVAILSTLMIPLSVVLVPVYLVVTQVGWVNDLWGVIIPGAATPTGVFLLRQYMLTIPDELIDAARMDGASEWRIYWQVVLPLAAPALAVLAIFSVMWRWNDFLWPLIVLTRSEYFTLQVGLNAFQGELNVQWHYVLAMTVLTLLPITLVFSFLQRFITTGIASTGVKG
- a CDS encoding sugar ABC transporter permease, producing the protein MEARAGGRGPSAVLARAAGAVYGVAMSALGLVVEPLQRLLGVKRMPWVFLLPNLLIFGVFVLFPVFLNAYVSLTGGTELFPRDRPFVGLENYRRLFDCLDLGDPNTCVEDRFWRAVRNTAQFVVLQVGGMVAISLLTALVLNRRIRFRAFFRSVYFYPVLLSPVVVALVWKWVLQRDGVLNALLVWVGLEPVNFLLDGRWAMAWVVIVSIWAHMGFYTLILLAGLQSIPAELYDAAAIDGAGGWRSFRNVTLPLLMPTMMVVLVLAVIRAVQTFDEVYVLTGGGPGTATMMIVQYIYQTGFATQVQRFGLAAAASVLLGLVLLVATLVQLRIGRGTEGHLA